Proteins encoded in a region of the Phycisphaerae bacterium genome:
- a CDS encoding type IV toxin-antitoxin system AbiEi family antitoxin domain-containing protein codes for MNKKKVIDIIKSKGTICASDLKKAGITRTTLHYMAKRGILRRVARGVYTMAGYYLTFEAFAEIMTSSPRSVICLLSALQFHEITTQMPYKTWVAIESNDSKPKSPNVRIVKLTGKAFSEGIDSHKKEGLTVRVYCPAKTVVDCFKFRNQIGIDVAREALTDCLNQKKANRDEIWKYAKICRMTNIMRPYLEMSK; via the coding sequence ATGAATAAAAAGAAAGTAATAGATATAATAAAGAGTAAGGGCACAATTTGCGCATCTGACCTTAAAAAGGCTGGCATCACCAGAACAACTCTACACTATATGGCTAAACGCGGCATTCTTCGTCGCGTTGCCCGTGGTGTGTATACGATGGCTGGTTATTATTTGACATTCGAAGCATTTGCAGAAATTATGACTTCATCGCCGCGCAGTGTAATTTGCCTTCTATCGGCACTACAGTTTCATGAAATCACAACTCAAATGCCATATAAGACATGGGTAGCCATCGAGAGCAATGACTCAAAGCCAAAATCACCGAATGTTCGAATTGTAAAACTTACCGGAAAGGCCTTTTCCGAAGGAATAGATTCACATAAAAAAGAAGGGCTTACTGTTCGAGTTTATTGCCCCGCTAAAACAGTAGTCGATTGTTTCAAATTCCGAAATCAAATCGGAATTGATGTAGCTCGTGAAGCTTTGACTGATTGTCTAAACCAAAAGAAAGCAAATCGTGATGAAATTTGGAAATATGCTAAAATATGTCGCATGACCAACATCATGCGTCCTTACCTGGAAATGAGCAAATGA
- a CDS encoding nucleotidyl transferase AbiEii/AbiGii toxin family protein, translating into MKKPDAAKSIHQRLLNVRDKTGEDFNSILIRYGLERLLYRLMLSKHSDVFILKGAMLFALWHQVPGRPTRDIDLLGFGNPTHLQLKQLFSDACDAVFDDDGLRFDADSIRTDDIRDDQEYFGIRIRLSAFLANARIPLQIDIGFGDALTPAPQEIEYPTILDLPAPRLKAYHPATVIAEKVNAMVVHGYMNSRMKDFYDVYILLNHMNIDDDLLSKAIKATFNGRKVELPKELPIAFSADFLEDGTKEIQWNAFLKRSNLSNSRLTLPDVIENISHRIWPVIQMANK; encoded by the coding sequence ATGAAAAAACCTGACGCTGCAAAATCTATTCATCAACGTTTGCTGAATGTCCGGGATAAAACTGGGGAAGATTTCAATAGCATATTGATTAGATATGGATTGGAACGTTTGCTTTACAGGCTTATGCTCTCCAAACACTCAGATGTATTTATACTAAAAGGTGCTATGCTTTTTGCTCTATGGCACCAGGTTCCGGGACGCCCGACCCGAGACATTGATTTGCTTGGTTTTGGTAATCCGACTCATCTGCAATTGAAACAATTATTTTCTGATGCATGTGATGCGGTATTTGATGATGATGGTTTAAGATTCGATGCAGATTCGATACGGACAGATGATATACGTGATGATCAGGAATATTTTGGGATAAGGATACGTCTATCAGCTTTTTTGGCCAATGCAAGAATTCCACTTCAGATAGATATTGGATTCGGCGACGCCCTAACACCTGCCCCACAGGAAATTGAATATCCAACCATTCTGGATTTGCCTGCTCCGCGATTAAAGGCATATCATCCCGCCACTGTAATTGCCGAAAAAGTCAATGCAATGGTTGTGCATGGATATATGAACAGCCGTATGAAAGACTTTTACGATGTTTACATTCTTTTAAATCATATGAATATCGATGATGATTTACTATCCAAGGCAATTAAGGCAACATTTAACGGTCGAAAAGTTGAATTGCCAAAAGAACTGCCCATAGCATTTAGTGCAGATTTTTTAGAAGATGGCACAAAAGAAATCCAATGGAATGCATTTTTAAAACGCAGCAATCTATCCAATTCAAGACTTACGCTGCCAGATGTTATCGAAAATATAAGCCATCGAATCTGGCCTGTAATTCAAATGGCAAATAAATAA
- a CDS encoding DUF2190 family protein, with protein sequence MTISFYQNGKSIDYTPAVDVPAGTIVVLKGLVGITKLDIPANTKGALCIEGIFAVPKKNEAFAEGLPVWLDANGDPYGGTAGTGAATQIGGDAQASDDVLLGKAVIAAAATDQFAYVALNKFDPRIPTFAGAARITKAASANAAATESGVCYDCTADNTVITLPATAAGLEFTVMNLAADGAALVEVDFQAGDKSLGGLGVAAGGDGKKLSNTKATAKKGDFITFASDGTDGYRIKAIRGTWAQEA encoded by the coding sequence ATGACTATTAGTTTTTATCAGAATGGCAAATCGATAGATTACACACCGGCTGTGGATGTACCGGCCGGCACTATCGTTGTATTAAAAGGTCTTGTCGGTATCACAAAGCTCGATATCCCGGCAAATACCAAAGGGGCACTGTGCATTGAAGGTATCTTTGCAGTTCCCAAAAAGAACGAGGCATTTGCAGAAGGCTTGCCCGTCTGGCTGGATGCCAATGGCGACCCATATGGTGGTACGGCAGGAACCGGTGCTGCAACACAGATTGGTGGTGATGCTCAGGCATCTGATGATGTTCTGCTTGGCAAGGCAGTAATTGCAGCGGCGGCAACCGACCAGTTTGCATATGTTGCTTTAAATAAGTTTGACCCACGCATCCCGACATTTGCAGGTGCTGCTCGCATCACAAAAGCGGCAAGTGCAAACGCAGCGGCAACAGAGTCTGGCGTTTGCTACGACTGCACGGCAGATAATACTGTTATTACTCTACCGGCCACGGCGGCGGGTCTTGAGTTTACAGTAATGAACCTTGCCGCTGACGGTGCGGCCCTTGTTGAAGTTGATTTTCAGGCTGGCGACAAGTCACTTGGCGGTCTTGGTGTTGCCGCTGGCGGCGATGGCAAGAAACTGTCGAACACCAAGGCAACGGCAAAGAAGGGTGATTTCATTACGTTTGCCAGCGATGGAACAGATGGTTATCGGATAAAGGCAATTCGCGGCACGTGGGCTCAGGAGGCGTAG
- a CDS encoding cell envelope integrity protein TolA, which produces MANTGAIKAGRAYVEVFLDKNPFVRGLRSCEKSLTSWGRSVSAMGRQVMMAGTAIVGSLVAASVKAGSIGHDLEEMSKKTGVGVEALSGLGYVARQSGGSLEGLGKSFRFMQKNLFAAQNGTKGVVKALAQLGLTVAELQKLTPEEQFKEIAGRIGSLADPTARAALAMKIFGRSGTELLPMFARGKDGINAMIGEAEKLGLIMSTDDAEAAAEFHEETKKLTDILKMGMFRVGSAIIPILKDLAVKYGQVVKACSDWVKANPGVVTMVLYLGAALMATGAAFMILGKAMVLAGAMLKIVLTLFAVIKTVLMFILSPLGLVVTALTAGVAAFLYFSGYGSQLLSWLGNCFMTLKDDATKAFNGIAQALAKGDIALAARILWLTLKMEFLKGKQVLLEVWLSFKSKFLEYWNGIGYSMVLIWDTAVYGIKTAWIELVALLKSVWTSFKSVYGSVVDWCVKKAMGAWIWWQKLMNPEFDDASAKKTLDDSLAQDKADRDAETQKDLQAIESQRASSRSAAKAGYEQDKDNIANAYTADIEANNKEAEDRLKKNAQELAKAKGQWQASLNRAAEPADAQMPQRPNIPKFGDTLAMAGSASAIGTFSASGLSMLGAGGVMQKIAAASQATADNTEEIADNTADSGDEFAE; this is translated from the coding sequence ATGGCAAATACTGGTGCAATAAAGGCAGGTCGTGCATATGTAGAGGTATTCTTAGATAAGAATCCGTTTGTCAGGGGCTTGCGTTCCTGCGAGAAGTCTTTGACTTCTTGGGGTCGTTCTGTTTCTGCGATGGGCAGGCAGGTTATGATGGCAGGAACGGCCATTGTTGGTTCGCTCGTTGCTGCATCTGTTAAGGCCGGCAGTATAGGGCATGACCTTGAGGAGATGTCTAAAAAGACAGGGGTCGGTGTGGAGGCTCTCAGCGGGCTCGGGTATGTTGCCAGGCAATCCGGAGGCAGCCTTGAAGGGCTCGGCAAAAGTTTCAGGTTTATGCAGAAAAACCTCTTTGCAGCACAAAACGGAACTAAGGGTGTGGTCAAAGCTCTTGCTCAACTTGGCCTCACTGTTGCCGAATTGCAAAAACTTACACCAGAGGAGCAGTTTAAGGAAATCGCCGGGCGTATAGGTTCACTGGCAGACCCAACGGCAAGGGCGGCATTGGCGATGAAGATATTTGGTCGTTCCGGGACAGAGTTGTTGCCGATGTTTGCTCGCGGCAAAGATGGCATAAATGCTATGATTGGCGAAGCTGAAAAACTCGGCCTGATTATGAGCACAGATGACGCTGAGGCTGCGGCGGAATTTCATGAAGAAACCAAAAAACTGACAGATATTCTCAAGATGGGAATGTTCAGGGTTGGCTCGGCAATTATCCCGATACTCAAAGACCTTGCTGTAAAATACGGACAGGTTGTTAAGGCCTGTTCTGATTGGGTTAAGGCTAATCCTGGCGTTGTTACAATGGTTTTGTATCTCGGCGCAGCTCTTATGGCGACAGGTGCAGCGTTTATGATACTTGGCAAAGCGATGGTGCTTGCAGGAGCGATGCTCAAAATCGTTCTCACTTTGTTTGCTGTAATTAAAACTGTATTAATGTTCATACTTTCCCCGCTCGGCCTTGTCGTAACGGCACTCACAGCGGGTGTTGCGGCGTTTTTATATTTCAGTGGATATGGCAGCCAGTTGCTTTCCTGGCTTGGTAACTGTTTTATGACACTGAAGGATGATGCAACGAAGGCTTTTAATGGAATCGCTCAGGCACTCGCAAAAGGCGATATTGCTCTTGCCGCTCGAATACTTTGGCTGACTTTAAAGATGGAGTTTCTCAAGGGCAAGCAGGTTCTTTTGGAGGTATGGCTTTCGTTTAAAAGCAAGTTTCTGGAATACTGGAATGGCATCGGCTATTCGATGGTCTTGATTTGGGACACAGCCGTTTATGGCATCAAAACTGCTTGGATTGAATTGGTTGCCCTTTTGAAATCGGTTTGGACCAGCTTTAAGTCTGTCTATGGAAGCGTTGTCGATTGGTGTGTCAAAAAAGCTATGGGTGCTTGGATTTGGTGGCAAAAGCTGATGAATCCGGAATTTGACGATGCTTCGGCCAAAAAAACTCTTGACGATTCGCTCGCTCAGGATAAGGCCGACAGGGATGCGGAAACCCAAAAGGATTTGCAGGCCATTGAATCGCAGCGGGCTTCTTCACGCTCGGCGGCAAAGGCTGGCTATGAACAGGACAAAGATAATATTGCCAATGCCTACACCGCTGATATTGAGGCCAATAACAAAGAAGCCGAAGATAGGCTCAAAAAAAATGCCCAAGAACTTGCCAAGGCCAAAGGCCAGTGGCAGGCATCTCTCAACAGGGCCGCAGAGCCGGCAGATGCCCAGATGCCTCAAAGGCCGAATATCCCGAAGTTTGGCGATACGCTGGCGATGGCAGGTAGTGCATCGGCAATCGGCACATTCAGCGCATCCGGCCTTTCAATGCTCGGTGCAGGCGGCGTGATGCAAAAGATAGCGGCAGCATCGCAGGCAACCGCAGACAACACAGAAGAAATCGCTGATAATACTGCCGATAGCGGAGATGAGTTTGCCGAATGA
- a CDS encoding phage tail tube protein, giving the protein MANKFVLGKDGVLTIGETEVTSAKDVTISIEANEIDVTTRGNDGWKAVATSLKEGTIEWEMVVGADGDATSSCYAALINNTQLTITVSSGGVGLSGNFVITSIVQNEPIGDAITAKVTAKYTSAVESEPEA; this is encoded by the coding sequence ATGGCAAATAAATTCGTATTAGGAAAAGATGGTGTTCTGACGATTGGAGAAACGGAGGTAACAAGTGCGAAAGATGTTACCATTTCGATTGAAGCTAACGAGATTGATGTCACCACAAGGGGCAACGATGGCTGGAAGGCCGTAGCGACATCCCTCAAAGAGGGCACGATTGAATGGGAAATGGTAGTCGGCGCGGATGGCGATGCCACATCTTCCTGCTATGCGGCACTTATTAACAATACTCAGCTTACAATAACCGTTTCATCGGGCGGTGTAGGACTTAGTGGAAATTTTGTTATTACCAGCATCGTTCAAAACGAGCCTATCGGAGATGCTATCACGGCGAAAGTTACAGCAAAGTACACCAGTGCTGTTGAGTCTGAGCCGGAGGCGTAA
- a CDS encoding terminase gpA endonuclease subunit, translating to MTFPPGMEKEGAIQAGLEKLCSDYLNRNWNRGSSVVKIDRCLIDGGYMPGIVENIRYKLGSNIMASKGVGIRAASKPMSTYKRKPGERHGHHWYIPNINRTGEFTHVAIDTNYWKTFVHERFFVAAGDHGSMTLFGKGSHQHSLFAEHVAGSEVWVRTEGHGRTVYQWSPRIGGIDNHWLDCMVGCSVAASMCGCSLSGHNVKTYTKRERIKLSDIQRGKG from the coding sequence GTGACCTTCCCCCCTGGCATGGAAAAAGAGGGAGCCATACAGGCAGGATTAGAAAAGTTGTGCAGCGATTATCTTAATCGAAATTGGAACCGCGGTAGCAGCGTCGTAAAAATTGATAGATGTCTTATCGATGGTGGTTATATGCCGGGCATTGTTGAAAATATCCGTTATAAGCTCGGCAGTAATATTATGGCTTCAAAAGGTGTCGGTATTCGTGCGGCAAGTAAACCAATGTCAACCTACAAACGCAAGCCCGGCGAGAGACACGGCCATCACTGGTATATCCCAAATATAAACAGGACCGGGGAATTTACACATGTGGCGATTGATACAAATTATTGGAAGACTTTCGTGCACGAGCGGTTCTTTGTAGCGGCAGGGGACCATGGCAGTATGACCTTATTTGGCAAAGGCAGTCATCAGCATTCATTATTTGCTGAGCATGTGGCTGGCTCTGAAGTTTGGGTGCGCACCGAAGGACACGGCCGTACAGTTTATCAGTGGTCACCCAGGATAGGTGGTATCGATAATCACTGGTTGGATTGCATGGTCGGCTGCTCGGTAGCGGCGTCGATGTGTGGATGCAGTTTGAGCGGCCATAATGTAAAAACATATACGAAAAGAGAAAGAATAAAATTGTCGGATATTCAAAGGGGTAAGGGATGA
- a CDS encoding phage portal protein has protein sequence MWFFGKNKERKVIRPAGRIMRARFDAAQTTADNQRHWSNADSLSADGAASVEVRRTLRNRSRYEVANNSYAKGIISTLANDVVGTGPRLQMLTDDNNGNGIIETEFMNWASQIRLAQKLRTMRMARASDGEAFGILTINRNLNSPVKLDLRLVEADQVTTPWSKYFNQQSLVDGIEFDLFGNPSAYYVLKNHPGSMSLTFDQEYNAVDADSMVHWFRAERPGQSRGIPEITPAFPLFAQLRRYTLAVIAAAETAADFAAVLYTDSPANGEAANLEPMDVVALEKRMATTLPDGWKLGQIEAHQPTTTYGEFKNQILNEIARCLNMPFNIAACNSSGYNYASGRLDHQTYYKSIRVDQADMAMVILDRILQAWLNEAILISDYLPLHWRTMRRFSHQWFWDGTEHVDPAKEAKAQEIRLANHTTTLADEYAKQGKDWEVELRQRAREKQLMDELGISPEKITTSITETDDEEQ, from the coding sequence ATGTGGTTTTTCGGTAAAAACAAAGAGCGTAAAGTCATCCGTCCGGCAGGACGAATCATGCGGGCAAGGTTTGATGCTGCCCAGACCACAGCAGATAACCAGAGGCACTGGTCAAATGCAGATTCTTTGTCAGCTGATGGCGCTGCAAGCGTCGAAGTTCGCAGAACCCTCCGTAACCGCAGCCGTTATGAAGTCGCTAATAACAGTTATGCCAAAGGAATAATTTCTACTCTGGCAAATGATGTGGTTGGGACAGGACCACGGCTTCAGATGCTCACTGATGATAATAATGGAAACGGCATTATCGAAACAGAATTTATGAATTGGGCTTCTCAAATTCGCCTTGCCCAAAAACTTCGTACTATGCGTATGGCAAGGGCCTCTGATGGTGAGGCTTTTGGGATTCTGACGATTAATCGCAATCTAAACTCTCCTGTAAAACTTGACCTTCGACTTGTTGAGGCAGATCAGGTTACGACACCCTGGTCAAAATATTTTAATCAGCAATCCTTAGTTGATGGTATTGAATTTGATTTGTTTGGAAATCCGTCTGCTTATTACGTTCTCAAGAATCATCCTGGCTCAATGTCTCTGACATTTGACCAGGAGTATAACGCTGTCGACGCTGATTCAATGGTTCATTGGTTCAGGGCAGAGCGGCCAGGTCAAAGCAGAGGGATTCCAGAGATAACACCGGCGTTTCCTTTATTTGCACAGCTTCGAAGATATACACTTGCTGTGATTGCAGCCGCTGAAACGGCCGCTGATTTTGCAGCGGTTTTATATACAGACTCACCAGCAAATGGTGAAGCGGCAAATTTAGAGCCGATGGATGTGGTTGCCCTTGAAAAAAGAATGGCAACAACACTTCCCGATGGCTGGAAGCTGGGTCAGATAGAAGCCCATCAGCCAACGACCACTTACGGTGAATTTAAAAACCAGATTTTAAATGAGATAGCCAGATGTCTGAATATGCCATTTAATATCGCAGCATGTAATTCATCGGGATACAACTATGCCTCAGGCCGGCTCGACCATCAAACATATTACAAGAGTATCAGGGTGGATCAAGCTGACATGGCCATGGTCATTCTCGACCGGATTTTGCAGGCATGGCTTAATGAGGCAATTTTAATTTCAGATTATCTGCCGCTTCACTGGCGAACTATGCGGCGTTTCTCGCACCAGTGGTTCTGGGATGGCACAGAGCATGTCGATCCAGCAAAAGAGGCCAAGGCACAAGAAATAAGACTAGCCAATCATACGACAACGTTGGCAGATGAATATGCAAAGCAGGGTAAAGACTGGGAAGTTGAACTTCGCCAGCGAGCAAGAGAAAAACAGCTTATGGATGAGCTTGGTATTTCACCAGAAAAAATAACAACTTCAATTACGGAGACAGATGATGAAGAGCAGTAA